ATTTGAATTCAGCTCGCAGTTCTCGGCTCAAAGCAAAAAAAACGCTTTCGAGCCAAGTCCTGCTTGGACTGAGAACAAATAAAAAAAGATGAAAAAATTGACTTTATTTCAAGCCAAAAGCAATTTTTTCAAATAACTAAATTTTTTTAGATATTTGAATTCGATTTACGCAGAATGTTTCCCTTTTCAACCTCAATTAATTTTCGTTTATGTTATAGACAATTTGGTTTGTCAAATTTTACAATAATTAAATTCGTGTTCCACCCACTTCTAAATCCTAACAATTTTCATCCTAAATTTTTGAAAAATATAGGGAACAAAATAAAAAGCCGCTGCCACAAAATACATATAATACCTGAGTTCGAAACTAATGTGCAAAATATTTGCTCCAAAAGCAGGATAGAAAAAAAGCAAAGTAGCACAGGCAAAGAATGGGATTTCGAACCATTTGTTCTTAATCAAAAACCATCCTTGAACCAGATTCGTAAATGCCAATGCTCCGAGAACAGCTGTGAGGAATATGAGAATCGCTTGGGCAAAACTATGCACACCATACAAAACTAATTCTGCATTAAATACAAACATAAACGGAATTACCGCTGTGCGAAGGTCGTAAATGAATCCTTGCACTCCGGTTGCAATCGGGTCGGATTTTGCTATTGCAGCCGCTGTATATGCTGCCAGACCCACCGGGGGAGTATCATCTGCGAGAATCCCAAAATAGAAACAGAAAAGATGAGCGGAAATCGCCGGAATCGGATTCATCCCGAATGATGCGGTCAGTTTTATGATAACCGGCACAGTTATGGTTGCCATCACAATATAAGTGGCAGTAGTGGGTAATCCCATTCCGAGAATTAGACTGGCGATAGCGGTAATTACGAGCATGAGAAGAATATTTCCCCCGGCGATAGTTTCCACTATCTCCACGATCATACTCCCGATTCCCATTGTAACAATTCCGACCACAATTCCGGCTGTGGCAGTAGCAATAGCTACCGGAAGCATGTTTTTCGATCCCCGAATGAGTCCATCTACAATTAACGCTAAACCTTTTTTCAAAGAGTCAAACAAAGAGATATGTCCCTTGATTCCGAAAATTATTTCCCGTAAAATCACAATTATTACAAGGGAGATGATTGCATTAAAAGCCGCCATGTTCGGTGAATGGCGGAAAGCGATTAGTTCAATGATCAAGACAAAAAGGGGAATGAGGAAATAAAAATCCTTTTTTATCACATCCCAAAATTTGGGAATATTCTCTTTAGAAAGCCCTTTCAAACCTCTTTTAGAAGCTTCAAGATGGGTGATATAAAAGAGGGCGATGTAGGAAACAACTGCCGGAATAGCAGCAGCTTTTATGACTTCAAGATAATCAATCGCCAAAAATTCTGCGATAATAAAAGCAGCAGCACCCATAATTGGTGGCATTAGTTGTCCGTTTGTGCTGGCAGCAACCTCTGTGGCAGCTGCGATCTTAGCTGGATAGCCCACTTTTTTCATCATCGGAATAGTAAAAGTGCCGGTGGTGGCTACATTTGCTATGCTGGAGCCGGAAACCAAGCCGGTGAATCCGCTGGAAACAACCGCTGCCTTTGCCGGACCGCCCTTGTATTTCCCCAGCAAAGAAATGGAAATATCATTGAAAAAATTTCCTGCTCCCACTTTTTCCAACATTGCTCCGAAAAGAACGAACAAGAAAACAGTTGTAGCAGAAACGTCAAGTGGAATCCCATAAATACCCTCTGTGGATAATACTATTTTGCTGATATATTTTGTTAAACTAACTCCCCGAAATGAAAAAATATATGGCATATACGGACCGAGAAAAGCATAAGCGGTAAACAGGATGGAGATCATCGTTAAGGCTGGTCCCAGCGAACGCCTGGCAGCTTCGAGCAAAACTATAATTAAAATTACACTGACAACCACGTCCAATAAAATTGGTTTACCCGCTCGCATAGAAATGTTCGTCCAGTTAAGCATAAGATAAAGGGCGCTTAAAAAACCGAG
This window of the Candidatus Cloacimonadota bacterium genome carries:
- a CDS encoding TRAP transporter permease, giving the protein MKIFKTNNSATNKLISFIAIIWALFQLSLPKFIILDSISIRAIHLAFALSLVFLSIPLKKKKGEFGLNSRNKKIPIYDYILSLLGFLSALYLMLNWTNISMRAGKPILLDVVVSVILIIVLLEAARRSLGPALTMISILFTAYAFLGPYMPYIFSFRGVSLTKYISKIVLSTEGIYGIPLDVSATTVFLFVLFGAMLEKVGAGNFFNDISISLLGKYKGGPAKAAVVSSGFTGLVSGSSIANVATTGTFTIPMMKKVGYPAKIAAATEVAASTNGQLMPPIMGAAAFIIAEFLAIDYLEVIKAAAIPAVVSYIALFYITHLEASKRGLKGLSKENIPKFWDVIKKDFYFLIPLFVLIIELIAFRHSPNMAAFNAIISLVIIVILREIIFGIKGHISLFDSLKKGLALIVDGLIRGSKNMLPVAIATATAGIVVGIVTMGIGSMIVEIVETIAGGNILLMLVITAIASLILGMGLPTTATYIVMATITVPVIIKLTASFGMNPIPAISAHLFCFYFGILADDTPPVGLAAYTAAAIAKSDPIATGVQGFIYDLRTAVIPFMFVFNAELVLYGVHSFAQAILIFLTAVLGALAFTNLVQGWFLIKNKWFEIPFFACATLLFFYPAFGANILHISFELRYYMYFVAAAFYFVPYIFQKFRMKIVRI